A window of Onychostoma macrolepis isolate SWU-2019 chromosome 01, ASM1243209v1, whole genome shotgun sequence contains these coding sequences:
- the runx1 gene encoding runt-related transcription factor 1 isoform X7 — MVFLWDAKYEPAPGRRFTPPSTTLSSGKMNEGLPLGAQESSGAALVGKLRMADRSMVEVLSDHPGELVRTDSPNFLCSVLPTHWRCNKTLPIAFKVVALGDIPDGTLVTVMAGNDENYSAELRNATAAIKNQVARFNDLRFVGRSGRGKSFTLTITVFTNPPQVATYQRAIKITVDGPREPRHSRQMQTSPSWSYEQSYPYLGPISTPAVHPTTPISPSRSAIHCPDLTAFTDPRVGLERSFPSLPSLPDGRFSDPRVPYPTGAFTYTPTPVTSAIGIGMSAMSSPAGRYHTYLPPAYPAGSSQAQAGPFQPGSSPYHLYYSSAAGSYQFSMMPAGGGGGERSPPRILPPCTNASTGSALLHPSLPNQSEVLVEAEGSHSSSPTSLSVEAVWRPY, encoded by the exons ATGGTTTTTCTTTGGGACGCCAAATACG AACCTGCGCCTGGGCGACGCTTCACGCCTCCCTCGACCACTCTGAGCTCGGGGAAGATGAATGAGGGGTTGCCCCTGGGGGCTCAGGAGAGCAGCGGTGCCGCCCTGGTGGGCAAACTGCGCATGGCTGACCGGAGCATGGTGGAGGTGCTTTCCGACCACCCAGGAGAGCTGGTGCGCACCGACAGCCCCAACTTCCTCTGCTCTGTCCTGCCAACACACTGGCGCTGCAACAAGACGCTGCCCATCGCTTTCAAG GTGGTTGCCCTTGGTGACATCCCTGATGGCACTTTGGTCACAGTGATGGCCGGCAATGATGAGAATTACTCTGCCGAACTCCGCAATGCCACAGCCGCCATCAAGAACCAAGTTGCTCGTTTTAATGACCTGCGTTTCGTTGGCCGCAGCGGACGAG GCAAGAGTTTCACTCTCACCATCACTGTCTTCACAAACCCTCCTCAAGTGGCCACGTATCAGAGAGCCATAAAGATCACTGTGGACGGCCCCCGAGAACCACGGC atTCTAGGCAGATGCAGACGTCTCCGTCCTGGTCGTATGAGCAGTCGTACCCTTACCTGGGTCCCATCTCCACCCCAGCGGTTCACCCCACCACACCCATCTCCCCCAGCCGCAGCGCTATTCACT GTCCAGATCTGACGGCATTCACTGACCCTCGCGTGGGTCTGGAGCGTTCCTTCCCGTCGCTGCCCTCGCTCCCAGACGGCCGTTTCTCGGACCCGCGCGTGCCGTACCCCACCGGAGCGTTCACATACACACCCACGCCCGTCACCAGTGCCATCGGCATCGGCATGTCGGCCATGAGCAGCCCGGCGGGCCGCTATCACACGTACTTACCCCCGGCGTACCCCGCGGGCTCATCGCAGGCTCAGGCCGGCCCCTTCCAGCCCGGCTCGTCCCCGTATCACCTGTACTACAGCAGCGCCGCCGGATCCTACCAGTTCTCCATGATGCCGGCCGGAGGAGGGGGAGGAGAGCGCTCGCCCCCGCGCATCTTACCGCCCTGCACCAACGCCTCCACAGGCTCCGCCCTCCTGCACCCCTCGCTGCCCAATCAGAGCGAGGTGCTGGTGGAGGCTGAGGGAAGCCACAGCAGTTCACCAACCAGCCTGTCGGTGGAAGCCGTCTGGAGGCCGTATTGA
- the runx1 gene encoding runt-related transcription factor 1 isoform X5 → MVFLWDAKYEPAPGRRFTPPSTTLSSGKMNEGLPLGAQESSGAALVGKLRMADRSMVEVLSDHPGELVRTDSPNFLCSVLPTHWRCNKTLPIAFKVVALGDIPDGTLVTVMAGNDENYSAELRNATAAIKNQVARFNDLRFVGRSGRGKSFTLTITVFTNPPQVATYQRAIKITVDGPREPRRHRQKPDEAVKPGALAFSEQLRRSAMRCSPHHGPAPNPRPTLNTPPFSSPAHSQISDSRQMQTSPSWSYEQSYPYLGPISTPAVHPTTPISPSRSAIHCPDLTAFTDPRVGLERSFPSLPSLPDGRFSDPRVPYPTGAFTYTPTPVTSAIGIGMSAMSSPAGRYHTYLPPAYPAGSSQAQAGPFQPGSSPYHLYYSSAAGSYQFSMMPAGGGGGERSPPRILPPCTNASTGSALLHPSLPNQSEVLVEAEGSHSSSPTSLSVEAVWRPY, encoded by the exons ATGGTTTTTCTTTGGGACGCCAAATACG AACCTGCGCCTGGGCGACGCTTCACGCCTCCCTCGACCACTCTGAGCTCGGGGAAGATGAATGAGGGGTTGCCCCTGGGGGCTCAGGAGAGCAGCGGTGCCGCCCTGGTGGGCAAACTGCGCATGGCTGACCGGAGCATGGTGGAGGTGCTTTCCGACCACCCAGGAGAGCTGGTGCGCACCGACAGCCCCAACTTCCTCTGCTCTGTCCTGCCAACACACTGGCGCTGCAACAAGACGCTGCCCATCGCTTTCAAG GTGGTTGCCCTTGGTGACATCCCTGATGGCACTTTGGTCACAGTGATGGCCGGCAATGATGAGAATTACTCTGCCGAACTCCGCAATGCCACAGCCGCCATCAAGAACCAAGTTGCTCGTTTTAATGACCTGCGTTTCGTTGGCCGCAGCGGACGAG GCAAGAGTTTCACTCTCACCATCACTGTCTTCACAAACCCTCCTCAAGTGGCCACGTATCAGAGAGCCATAAAGATCACTGTGGACGGCCCCCGAGAACCACGGC gcCACCGACAGAAGCCGGATGAAGCAGTAAAGCCAGGCGCGTTAGCTTTCTCTGAACAGTTGCGGCGAAGTGCCATGCGGTGCAGTCCACACCATGGCCCCGCCCCCAACCCCCGCCCCACCCTCAACACACCCCCCTTCAGCAGCCCCGCCCACAGCCAGATTTCCG atTCTAGGCAGATGCAGACGTCTCCGTCCTGGTCGTATGAGCAGTCGTACCCTTACCTGGGTCCCATCTCCACCCCAGCGGTTCACCCCACCACACCCATCTCCCCCAGCCGCAGCGCTATTCACT GTCCAGATCTGACGGCATTCACTGACCCTCGCGTGGGTCTGGAGCGTTCCTTCCCGTCGCTGCCCTCGCTCCCAGACGGCCGTTTCTCGGACCCGCGCGTGCCGTACCCCACCGGAGCGTTCACATACACACCCACGCCCGTCACCAGTGCCATCGGCATCGGCATGTCGGCCATGAGCAGCCCGGCGGGCCGCTATCACACGTACTTACCCCCGGCGTACCCCGCGGGCTCATCGCAGGCTCAGGCCGGCCCCTTCCAGCCCGGCTCGTCCCCGTATCACCTGTACTACAGCAGCGCCGCCGGATCCTACCAGTTCTCCATGATGCCGGCCGGAGGAGGGGGAGGAGAGCGCTCGCCCCCGCGCATCTTACCGCCCTGCACCAACGCCTCCACAGGCTCCGCCCTCCTGCACCCCTCGCTGCCCAATCAGAGCGAGGTGCTGGTGGAGGCTGAGGGAAGCCACAGCAGTTCACCAACCAGCCTGTCGGTGGAAGCCGTCTGGAGGCCGTATTGA
- the runx1 gene encoding runt-related transcription factor 1 isoform X3, with the protein MASNSIFESFPSHQSCFSREPAPGRRFTPPSTTLSSGKMNEGLPLGAQESSGAALVGKLRMADRSMVEVLSDHPGELVRTDSPNFLCSVLPTHWRCNKTLPIAFKVVALGDIPDGTLVTVMAGNDENYSAELRNATAAIKNQVARFNDLRFVGRSGRGKSFTLTITVFTNPPQVATYQRAIKITVDGPREPRRHRQKPDEAVKPGALAFSEQLRRSAMRCSPHHGPAPNPRPTLNTPPFSSPAHSQISDSRQMQTSPSWSYEQSYPYLGPISTPAVHPTTPISPSRSAIHCPDLTAFTDPRVGLERSFPSLPSLPDGRFSDPRVPYPTGAFTYTPTPVTSAIGIGMSAMSSPAGRYHTYLPPAYPAGSSQAQAGPFQPGSSPYHLYYSSAAGSYQFSMMPAGGGGGERSPPRILPPCTNASTGSALLHPSLPNQSEVLVEAEGSHSSSPTSLSVEAVWRPY; encoded by the exons AACCTGCGCCTGGGCGACGCTTCACGCCTCCCTCGACCACTCTGAGCTCGGGGAAGATGAATGAGGGGTTGCCCCTGGGGGCTCAGGAGAGCAGCGGTGCCGCCCTGGTGGGCAAACTGCGCATGGCTGACCGGAGCATGGTGGAGGTGCTTTCCGACCACCCAGGAGAGCTGGTGCGCACCGACAGCCCCAACTTCCTCTGCTCTGTCCTGCCAACACACTGGCGCTGCAACAAGACGCTGCCCATCGCTTTCAAG GTGGTTGCCCTTGGTGACATCCCTGATGGCACTTTGGTCACAGTGATGGCCGGCAATGATGAGAATTACTCTGCCGAACTCCGCAATGCCACAGCCGCCATCAAGAACCAAGTTGCTCGTTTTAATGACCTGCGTTTCGTTGGCCGCAGCGGACGAG GCAAGAGTTTCACTCTCACCATCACTGTCTTCACAAACCCTCCTCAAGTGGCCACGTATCAGAGAGCCATAAAGATCACTGTGGACGGCCCCCGAGAACCACGGC gcCACCGACAGAAGCCGGATGAAGCAGTAAAGCCAGGCGCGTTAGCTTTCTCTGAACAGTTGCGGCGAAGTGCCATGCGGTGCAGTCCACACCATGGCCCCGCCCCCAACCCCCGCCCCACCCTCAACACACCCCCCTTCAGCAGCCCCGCCCACAGCCAGATTTCCG atTCTAGGCAGATGCAGACGTCTCCGTCCTGGTCGTATGAGCAGTCGTACCCTTACCTGGGTCCCATCTCCACCCCAGCGGTTCACCCCACCACACCCATCTCCCCCAGCCGCAGCGCTATTCACT GTCCAGATCTGACGGCATTCACTGACCCTCGCGTGGGTCTGGAGCGTTCCTTCCCGTCGCTGCCCTCGCTCCCAGACGGCCGTTTCTCGGACCCGCGCGTGCCGTACCCCACCGGAGCGTTCACATACACACCCACGCCCGTCACCAGTGCCATCGGCATCGGCATGTCGGCCATGAGCAGCCCGGCGGGCCGCTATCACACGTACTTACCCCCGGCGTACCCCGCGGGCTCATCGCAGGCTCAGGCCGGCCCCTTCCAGCCCGGCTCGTCCCCGTATCACCTGTACTACAGCAGCGCCGCCGGATCCTACCAGTTCTCCATGATGCCGGCCGGAGGAGGGGGAGGAGAGCGCTCGCCCCCGCGCATCTTACCGCCCTGCACCAACGCCTCCACAGGCTCCGCCCTCCTGCACCCCTCGCTGCCCAATCAGAGCGAGGTGCTGGTGGAGGCTGAGGGAAGCCACAGCAGTTCACCAACCAGCCTGTCGGTGGAAGCCGTCTGGAGGCCGTATTGA
- the runx1 gene encoding runt-related transcription factor 1 isoform X6: MNEGLPLGAQESSGAALVGKLRMADRSMVEVLSDHPGELVRTDSPNFLCSVLPTHWRCNKTLPIAFKVVALGDIPDGTLVTVMAGNDENYSAELRNATAAIKNQVARFNDLRFVGRSGRGKSFTLTITVFTNPPQVATYQRAIKITVDGPREPRRHRQKPDEAVKPGALAFSEQLRRSAMRCSPHHGPAPNPRPTLNTPPFSSPAHSQISDSRQMQTSPSWSYEQSYPYLGPISTPAVHPTTPISPSRSAIHCPDLTAFTDPRVGLERSFPSLPSLPDGRFSDPRVPYPTGAFTYTPTPVTSAIGIGMSAMSSPAGRYHTYLPPAYPAGSSQAQAGPFQPGSSPYHLYYSSAAGSYQFSMMPAGGGGGERSPPRILPPCTNASTGSALLHPSLPNQSEVLVEAEGSHSSSPTSLSVEAVWRPY; the protein is encoded by the exons ATGAATGAGGGGTTGCCCCTGGGGGCTCAGGAGAGCAGCGGTGCCGCCCTGGTGGGCAAACTGCGCATGGCTGACCGGAGCATGGTGGAGGTGCTTTCCGACCACCCAGGAGAGCTGGTGCGCACCGACAGCCCCAACTTCCTCTGCTCTGTCCTGCCAACACACTGGCGCTGCAACAAGACGCTGCCCATCGCTTTCAAG GTGGTTGCCCTTGGTGACATCCCTGATGGCACTTTGGTCACAGTGATGGCCGGCAATGATGAGAATTACTCTGCCGAACTCCGCAATGCCACAGCCGCCATCAAGAACCAAGTTGCTCGTTTTAATGACCTGCGTTTCGTTGGCCGCAGCGGACGAG GCAAGAGTTTCACTCTCACCATCACTGTCTTCACAAACCCTCCTCAAGTGGCCACGTATCAGAGAGCCATAAAGATCACTGTGGACGGCCCCCGAGAACCACGGC gcCACCGACAGAAGCCGGATGAAGCAGTAAAGCCAGGCGCGTTAGCTTTCTCTGAACAGTTGCGGCGAAGTGCCATGCGGTGCAGTCCACACCATGGCCCCGCCCCCAACCCCCGCCCCACCCTCAACACACCCCCCTTCAGCAGCCCCGCCCACAGCCAGATTTCCG atTCTAGGCAGATGCAGACGTCTCCGTCCTGGTCGTATGAGCAGTCGTACCCTTACCTGGGTCCCATCTCCACCCCAGCGGTTCACCCCACCACACCCATCTCCCCCAGCCGCAGCGCTATTCACT GTCCAGATCTGACGGCATTCACTGACCCTCGCGTGGGTCTGGAGCGTTCCTTCCCGTCGCTGCCCTCGCTCCCAGACGGCCGTTTCTCGGACCCGCGCGTGCCGTACCCCACCGGAGCGTTCACATACACACCCACGCCCGTCACCAGTGCCATCGGCATCGGCATGTCGGCCATGAGCAGCCCGGCGGGCCGCTATCACACGTACTTACCCCCGGCGTACCCCGCGGGCTCATCGCAGGCTCAGGCCGGCCCCTTCCAGCCCGGCTCGTCCCCGTATCACCTGTACTACAGCAGCGCCGCCGGATCCTACCAGTTCTCCATGATGCCGGCCGGAGGAGGGGGAGGAGAGCGCTCGCCCCCGCGCATCTTACCGCCCTGCACCAACGCCTCCACAGGCTCCGCCCTCCTGCACCCCTCGCTGCCCAATCAGAGCGAGGTGCTGGTGGAGGCTGAGGGAAGCCACAGCAGTTCACCAACCAGCCTGTCGGTGGAAGCCGTCTGGAGGCCGTATTGA
- the runx1 gene encoding runt-related transcription factor 1 isoform X2: protein MQRGEGGNPYFQSWIESERLEMNPGPFKASGPLSWAMYFMRKGRNSNALFEPAPGRRFTPPSTTLSSGKMNEGLPLGAQESSGAALVGKLRMADRSMVEVLSDHPGELVRTDSPNFLCSVLPTHWRCNKTLPIAFKVVALGDIPDGTLVTVMAGNDENYSAELRNATAAIKNQVARFNDLRFVGRSGRGKSFTLTITVFTNPPQVATYQRAIKITVDGPREPRRHRQKPDEAVKPGALAFSEQLRRSAMRCSPHHGPAPNPRPTLNTPPFSSPAHSQISDSRQMQTSPSWSYEQSYPYLGPISTPAVHPTTPISPSRSAIHCPDLTAFTDPRVGLERSFPSLPSLPDGRFSDPRVPYPTGAFTYTPTPVTSAIGIGMSAMSSPAGRYHTYLPPAYPAGSSQAQAGPFQPGSSPYHLYYSSAAGSYQFSMMPAGGGGGERSPPRILPPCTNASTGSALLHPSLPNQSEVLVEAEGSHSSSPTSLSVEAVWRPY from the exons ATGCAGCGAGGTGAAGGAGGGAATCCGTATTTCCAATCCTGGATTGAATCAGAACGGCTCGAAATGAATCCAGGCCCCTTCAAAGCGTCCGGACCGCTCTCGTGGGCCATGTACTTCATGAGGAAGGGCCGAAACAGCAACGCACTGTTTG AACCTGCGCCTGGGCGACGCTTCACGCCTCCCTCGACCACTCTGAGCTCGGGGAAGATGAATGAGGGGTTGCCCCTGGGGGCTCAGGAGAGCAGCGGTGCCGCCCTGGTGGGCAAACTGCGCATGGCTGACCGGAGCATGGTGGAGGTGCTTTCCGACCACCCAGGAGAGCTGGTGCGCACCGACAGCCCCAACTTCCTCTGCTCTGTCCTGCCAACACACTGGCGCTGCAACAAGACGCTGCCCATCGCTTTCAAG GTGGTTGCCCTTGGTGACATCCCTGATGGCACTTTGGTCACAGTGATGGCCGGCAATGATGAGAATTACTCTGCCGAACTCCGCAATGCCACAGCCGCCATCAAGAACCAAGTTGCTCGTTTTAATGACCTGCGTTTCGTTGGCCGCAGCGGACGAG GCAAGAGTTTCACTCTCACCATCACTGTCTTCACAAACCCTCCTCAAGTGGCCACGTATCAGAGAGCCATAAAGATCACTGTGGACGGCCCCCGAGAACCACGGC gcCACCGACAGAAGCCGGATGAAGCAGTAAAGCCAGGCGCGTTAGCTTTCTCTGAACAGTTGCGGCGAAGTGCCATGCGGTGCAGTCCACACCATGGCCCCGCCCCCAACCCCCGCCCCACCCTCAACACACCCCCCTTCAGCAGCCCCGCCCACAGCCAGATTTCCG atTCTAGGCAGATGCAGACGTCTCCGTCCTGGTCGTATGAGCAGTCGTACCCTTACCTGGGTCCCATCTCCACCCCAGCGGTTCACCCCACCACACCCATCTCCCCCAGCCGCAGCGCTATTCACT GTCCAGATCTGACGGCATTCACTGACCCTCGCGTGGGTCTGGAGCGTTCCTTCCCGTCGCTGCCCTCGCTCCCAGACGGCCGTTTCTCGGACCCGCGCGTGCCGTACCCCACCGGAGCGTTCACATACACACCCACGCCCGTCACCAGTGCCATCGGCATCGGCATGTCGGCCATGAGCAGCCCGGCGGGCCGCTATCACACGTACTTACCCCCGGCGTACCCCGCGGGCTCATCGCAGGCTCAGGCCGGCCCCTTCCAGCCCGGCTCGTCCCCGTATCACCTGTACTACAGCAGCGCCGCCGGATCCTACCAGTTCTCCATGATGCCGGCCGGAGGAGGGGGAGGAGAGCGCTCGCCCCCGCGCATCTTACCGCCCTGCACCAACGCCTCCACAGGCTCCGCCCTCCTGCACCCCTCGCTGCCCAATCAGAGCGAGGTGCTGGTGGAGGCTGAGGGAAGCCACAGCAGTTCACCAACCAGCCTGTCGGTGGAAGCCGTCTGGAGGCCGTATTGA